CCCTTACACCTGCCTTAGGGCAGCTTTTGGTTCCGGCTGGAATAGCGGCTGTTTGATCTGGTAGTCTTTATTGTTCAAGACGACTTGCATGCCTTGCTGTTTTTTATTATTGATAATCAATGGTGCTTTTAAGTTCGTGGTCGCATCTTTCATTTCATCTTGTACGGTGACGGTTGTCAGCACGATTGCATCTGACGGATTCACCAGCTTAAGCCGTTCCACTGCCTGTTCTTCGAGTTTTACATCGTACTCTCCGAAAAACGCAAATGGGTCAACAAGAAAGAAACTGATTGCCCCTTCTTCAATGGATTGCAGGAAAAAAAACGGTGTATCTTTCTGTGCATCCGCCGGAATCAATGCATACTGCTTAAATTCCTCGAAACCCGGTATACCTCGCTGGAATGTAATGATCCGATTATTCGCTACTTCCAATTCACCAAACCGCTCTGTCTGAACTTTCATGGATGACTCCCTTCTGATTACATGAAGTTTATCTTTATTGTATCTGTCTATCCCCTGCTATACCAACGGCTTTTTTCTGTTTATGAATCTGTGTTCTTTTGCGCTTTTGCCAGTTTTCGATAAAATCCTGCACATGGTGTCCATCCAAGAGTTCGACGTTCAGCCCTTCGGCAGCTTCTATAGCGCTTTTTGTGTAACCGCTCGTTGTGATGCACCAGGCATCAAGGCATTTATGTATTCTTTTTCCTGCGTTCAACCGCAGAATCGTATCGTTCCCCACCTTTTTCGTTTTCCAATGTTTACATTGGACTGCGATCCTCATATTATCTTTGGGGTTGGTAAGAATAACATCTACCTTCTGATCTCCAAATCCGTCAACAATCTGCGAATGATATCCTTTTTCTTTATAGTACATGGCAATCAGTCTCTCGAACTCGCCACCGGTAAGTTCACTTAAATCAGCGTCTATGATCTGATCGTCATCCAGCTCTCTCTTCACATCAGCAGGCAACATTTGGCTTTTCTTGCTTTCTTCGCTGATCGGCTTTGAGCTGTTTTTTGGCTTTTCCTTATCTTTAGAGGGCAACAGTAGTTCAAGCAGGACTTTCCCTGCATGCAATATCATATTCAAGAGTTCTTTCATTTCGCTTACCTCAGTTCTGCAATCGATTTTCCTGCTCCGATATAGTTCAGTAAATCTTCAAAAAGCAGGGGCTTGCTAAAGTAAAACCCTTGCCCTAAATTGCACTTATATCCATGCAATAAATCCGCCTGCTCTTCCGTTTCAATTCCTTCTGCTACGACTTGGATATTCAGGTTATGTGCCACTTCAATAATCGATTTGATGATCGATTTCTTTGTATCATCGGCCTCCAAATGCCGAATAAAGGATCGGTCCACTTTCAGGTAATCAATTGGTAATTTACTGAGATAACTCAAGGACGAATAGCCCGTGCCGAAATCATCGAGCGATACTTTCACACCAAGCTTATTCAATTGATTCAGTTTATCCATCGTTTTTTCAACATCGTACAGGGCCACCGTTTCTGTAATCTCCAGATTTAACCGTTCCGCAGGAAACCCGGTTTCCTGTAAACGCGCATGGACGTTTTGCACGAAGTTTTCCTGGATCAATTGCTTCGCCGAAATATTAACGTTCAGCAGGACAGGCTGTTCAAATGCCCGCATATCACGCATCGCTTTTTCCAGCACCCAATCCCCGATCCGGTTGATCTGCCCGCTCTTTTCTGCCAAGGGAATAAAGTCCATTGGTGACACATTGCCATGCTCGGGATGGTTCCATCGGAGGAGTGCTTCCACTCCCTTCAGTTCAGCCGTTCCTAATTCAACTTTTGGCTGATATACCAAATGGAATTGATTCAACTCAATTGCTTTACGAAGCGCATTCGTCAATTGAACACCCTTTAGCGCCTCACTGCTGATTGCGTGATGGTAAAATGTATAGCGTTGCAACCTATCATCATCCCGTTTCGAGTGGTACATCGCTACATCAGCGAACTGAAGCAAGGAATTGATATCTTCACCGTTCTCGGGGAACAGACTAATTCCCACAGAAGGAGTCACAGTCAATTCACCTGAAAGGGCCTTCGGAACTTCCGTAACAATCCGTTCCGCAATTGCCTCTACTTCAGCCGTGTCTTCATACGTCAAGAATGAAACAAACTCATCTCCGCCATACCGGGCAATGAAACCACGGTCTCGTAATAGTTCATCCAGTTTGGCTGCCACTTGCTGAATCAACCGGTCTCCGACATGATGGCCTTGTGTGTCATTCACCAATTTGAACTGATCCAAATCGATAAACAATAATGCCAATTTCTGCTCATTTACTTTAGCTGTTTCTAATTCCTTATTGATGGTGCTGTAAAATAAGTTGCGGTTAGGAAGACCAGTTAACGAATCGTAATAAGCCAGGTAATTCACCATATGGAGCGCATCTGTTTTCGCCGTCACATCAAGGAGAGTGCCCATAAGCGCCGGCCTGTTTTGATAGATGATAATGGACGACCGTAACTCCACCCGAATTTTCGACCGATCTTTTCTGATGATATTGATTTCCTGGACGCCATTTTCTTTTCCATCGAGAAAAGCGGATACCCGGCTCAGTACCAGTTCAATACTTTCTTCGTCCAGCAATTGATCATAACTCATTCCCAGTAATTCCTTTTCACTGTAACCCGTCATGTTAACCATTTGGTTATTTGCGAATTCGAGCTTACCGTCTTGCGATATGTATACACCTTGAGCACCGTTTTCCACAATGCTTTGATATTTTGTTACAGACTCGGCTAACTCGATTTCAATCTGTTTCTTCTCAGTGATATCCCGGGTGGTTCCGTTAATCCGGATGATATCGCCATTTCTATCGAGGACGGGTTTCCCTTTTGTCTTAAGCCAAATCTCTGAGCCATCCTTTTTCACAGTGCGATATTCCTGATCGAACGACGCCTTGGCATGCAGAAACTGCTTTACAATGTCTTCTCCTTGCTTATCATCCGGACCAAAAAAACTCTTCAGCAAATTATCATCCGGTAAGTCCTCAGAAGAAAATCCGTAGATCTTCTCTAATCCCCCTGTTATCGTCACTTCACCGGTCTTACTTTCATAAGACCAAAAGATGATTTTTGTATCATCCCCGAAAAAGTCCAAGTCATCTTGCTCCGTATAGTCGAAAAACGACCGTACACTTTTCACTTCCTTGATTTTATTGCTCCCGAAGTTCATCTCCTTACCCCCTGTATGTGCCTCCATTTATAATTGGAGGTCTCTCTATTTATTATTATATATCGGTTATGTTTTCCATTTATTTAATAAAAATGGGTAGAATGAACGAAAGAACAGAAATTTTTTCAAACAAATGAAAGCTATATAGCTTTTTCTCCTTCATTAGCCCAAATGATAGCGGCTCAGCTTTCCCGAAATTCACTTTAATCAAGAAATAAAAAACATAAATCATAACCCTAAATAAATTCTATTGAACAAAGTGATTTTTGAATGATGAGCAAATGAGTCTTCCATTCTTGTCTGATCAGTCTTTGATTCCGTTCTATCCCTGTGTCAGGTGCAATTAACAAAAAGAAGAAAAACACGCTACTTAATTTGGTTCTGACACAGGGTCACACACAATTGGTTCTGACACAGGGTCACACACAATACACAATTCAATTATGTAACCTGCACCGTCTCCTGCACAGGTACCAGCAGCTGTTCGAATTCTTCCGGCGCAACCGGCCGGGAGAACAGGTAGCCTTGCCCGATCCGGCATTTATGGCTGGTGAGCACTTGCACCTGGTATTCTTCTTCGATCCCTTCTGCAACAATATCCAAGTTCAGGTTTAGCCCCAGTTCAACGATAGTTTTGACCATGGCATGCTGGTTGATATCCGTAAGGGCGTCGATGAAAGATTTATCGATTTTCAGTGTATCAATCGGCAGGTTCTGAAGCACATGAAGTGAAGAGTAACCGGTTCCAAAATCATCAAGGGAGACACGCACCCCCATCTTCCGGATCCGTTTCAGGATTTGCGTACTTTCCCATACGTTCTGCATGACACTTTCGGTTATTTCCAACTCCAAGCTACCCGGGTCAAGCTTGGCATCCGTCAGTGCCCGGTCCACGGTTTCCAGAAAATCCTCCCGCTGAAACTGCAGAACAGAAACGTTTATGGAAATACACATCGGAGCAAAACCCTTTTCCTGCCATGCCTTGTTCTGCCTGCTCGCTTCCCGCATGACCCATTCACCGATGCGGATGATTTGCCCTGTCTCTTCCGCTACCGGGATAAATTCGCCGGGTGATACGAAACCGAGTTTGGGGTGCCGCCATCGGAGTAGCGCTTCCGCTCCGATAACTTCCCGGCTCTGCAAATCCACTTTCGGCTGATACACAAGAAACAGTTCCTCTTTTTCAATGGCCTTTTTAAGTTCGTTTTCGATTGTCATCTTCCGTTCCAGCGTCGCATTCAGATCAGAACTGTAAAACCGGAAGCCGTTCTTGCCGTTCGCCTTCGCGAGATACATTGCTGCATCCGCATTTTTCAGCAGTTCTTCGCTGTCTCTTCCGTTTTCCGGGAAGAGGCTGATGCCGACACTCGGTGTGACGTTGACTTCATAATCGTCAACCAGAAACGGCTTGCTGAACGTTTCCAAAATCGCTTCAGCAACCGCAGCATATTCAGCATCCGGCATATCCGGCAGCATGACGATAAACTCATCACCGCCCAACCGGTATGCTGCTCCTTCTGTGCCCAGCACTTCATTCAGCCGGGTAGCTGTCTGAACCAGTACCTTATCGCCCACGAAATGACCGAGCGAGTCATTGATCACTTTAAAACGGTCCAGGTCGATCAGCAACAGCGCACGCCGAGCGTTCTGCGTATCATCGATCACCGCTTTGATATCTTCAATGAACCCAATGCGGTTATTCAATCCCGTCAGCTGATCGTGATAAGCGAGGTGCTTGTACTCGTCCGCAAGCTTTTTATTTCGATTGATGACCAATAACTGGCGGCCCATCACCATCATGAAAATGATCAGCAACCCTAAACTGAGCGCATTGAGATCCCATCGGTAACTGGCCATCACGGCGATAATGAGGACAAGAATGCCTATATACGGAAAGAGGAACTCCAGTCGGTCAATCACCGGGCGTGCTTGCAGACTCGGCTCTTCTCTGTCCCATTTTGCCTGGTAACCTGCAAAACCGATGAAGAGCATCGCAATGACCCACAACAGGTCGACGACAGTACCGGATTCCAGTACTTGATGCACAGTAAAGTACGCATACAGTGAATCCGCTGTGACTTGAAAACTAAATGCGATTACGATATAGATTCCAACCCGTTTTTCTTTCCGTTGCTGATTCAGGTAAAACAGAAGTGTAATAACGAACAGGATACTTAAATCGACGACCGAATAGAGTAGTGTTGACAGGTTCACCACGAATGAATTTTGCGATATCACTGTTGGATTAACCAAATAATGAAGGCTGAATGATGTAGCCGCAATCATATACACAATGATGTTGAACAAATACGGATTTTTGGATGCAGAAGTGCTCAATTCCCTGACCTTATAAATAAGGGCAGCCAAATAGCACAAATAAGACAGCAGCCAAATCACATAGGAAGCTGACTGATAATCCACTGCCGAGTGGATCACCTGCTGATATAGCCAGGTTAAATTAGAGGAAAAAGACAAAGTGGCGCCGATGCCTAACAGCAGCCAGAAATTCCGTTTTGGCGGGTCTGTGTAGCGGAATGCGCCAACCAACCAGTACAGCGTTATCAGTACCGCTCCGATTTGAAACAGATTCACTCCCAAACTCCGTATCCACTCATCGTCCTGGAATATAACCATCCATGAGCAGTAGCTCACGATAACGCCCAATAAAATAACTAACCGTAAACGCCCCAATTTCAGCATATGAATCCCCCTGCCGGCTTGTCTGGCACAACTTTTCATCACCTGACGCCGTTTCTCTATCTATAGTTTTTCTTTTTGTAGTACTATTGTATCTTAATTTCATTTTCATAAATAGATATTATTACTCAAAATTATTTAATCTTCAATTATTGTCTAATGCTCGATCAAGTAACTCTTCCTTTTCGTTTAATGATTTGCAGGATTTATAGCTGAAAAGCCGCCCGGGAAGTAACTTCCCAAGCGGCCCTTTTGTGCTGTTGCAACGATTAATATGTATACGAAGAAGCGGCCATTCCGATTAAAACAAATAAAATAACATACAAAAACAACACAATAGAAACGACGATCAACGAGGCTCGTGCAAAATTCCGAAGGTTCACGTTTGTACCAGCGCTGAATGACCAGACCAATATCATGATAAAACCGACCACCGGGATTGCCATGAGTATAAGTGCCACAACCCAATCCCTCAGTAATACGACCTCTTCACTACCGGCGGCAGTTTTTGTTTGCTGTTCAATTGTTGTCATATGGTGTTCTTCCTTTCTTTGTCCTTCTGATTAGTAAGTTATTGATGATATTAGAGCTTGAAGAACTTCCTCTCTTTATTGATTGGAATTTTTGCTTTCCTCGAGCATTCAGTTCATCGGTGGGCTCCCGTCAAAAGAATTAAGACACTCCCCCAGAAACACAATTACTTCTTTTGCATAAACCCTTTCATCCACTATGTATGTAATCGGTGTTTTCGTGGATTAATTAACCCTTATCCAACGCACCGCATAAAAAAAGAACGCCCTCATGGACGTTCTAATTTCAGCTCTATTTGGCCTTACTTACCCGACATCGATCATTTCAGGCTTCACATTAAAGCGCACAGCGACATCATGCACCACTTCTTTAACGCTATTGTAATTGAATTTGAACAGGCGTGAATGCTTCTTGAATTCCCCGTAGTACTGCACAGCTTTTCCTTGCTTATCATAACAGTAGATTTCACTGATTCTGATCAAATCTCTGAATGGATTCGGCTGTTCATAATCATCGCCCGCAAGAATCACTTCCACTTTCTTCACTTCCACTATTATCCCTCCTCATATCCATAATAATACAAAAGAAAGGACTTTATTTACTTGTTTTGAATAAAAATTAATTTTTCTACGGGATAAGATGGTATCTAAAGAAAGAGCTATAATCCTCTTATTCGAAAATATCCGCCATTATGATTTCTATACTTCTTTTCTATATGTCCATCTATTTATGATTGGTTATAAGTTTCTTTTGCTACTGTTATGGTAAATAAAATTCCCTTTTCTCTATAAACCGCATGAATCCAACATTATGGCAAGCACAAAAAGCACAGCACCTAAACAGCCCAAGCAACTTAAGACGGATTTTATTGGACCGGCGAAAAAGTACCAAACGATTCCGATAACAATACCTAAGAATGGCTCTATGGAGAACGCGATGACCAGGCCAAAAATAATTGCCCATAAGACCGATCCTCTGACTGGTTCACTCGAATCTCCTGTTGTGTGAACCTGTCGTCGTGGCGGAGATTGGTTGTTTGCACGTGGCAATGGACTTGGATCGGCTTCAGGCTCTTCAAGCGGGCCTACTTCTATTTCTACTTTTTTTATCCACCTGGACACTTGCGCATCCGAATTGCGATTTATCTTCTTTATAGTTTGGACGAGTTCTTTCAGTAAATAATTATCTGTATCCAATCCTACTGCCACATCGATCATTAATTGCAGTAGTTTTTTTCGGTCTTCTGCATTTTCGGCCAAGGATTCAATTCGACTAATGATATTTTCATGATACCGTTGATCATTTTTGATCGCTGTTAGAAAATACAGTTCTGATAACAATGGAAAATCATAAACAGTGACAGTCGACATCCTCAATTTGTTTTCCAATACTTGGCACGCTTCATCTAGCTCCCCTAGATGAAGGAAACAATTGGAAAGATTAATAGAATAATTGTTCTCTTCTGGATCCTTTTCGACTAATCGCTTATAGAGAGCAGCAGATTCTCTGAATTCATCTTGAGAAAAGTAAAGCGATGCTAACTGAGACAAATATAACTCGTTTTGCGGATACTCTTCCACAAGAAACAATAAAAGTTCTTCAGCTTCTGATGGCATATCTAAGAAAAAATAACATTGAGCTTGTAAATTCAACATTCTTTCATCGTCCGGATAGTTTTTGATTGTTTGCCTGATCAATGTCATTGCCTGATTATACTGCTCATTCCTAAAGCCCACCTGAATCTTTTCTATATTTTCCTGATACTGCCCGCCGTCCTGAATCGAGAGGTCATATTGCTTCCTTCTCTCAGGATCCTTTAATGTCTTATACACTTTTGTATAAAACTCGAATTCTTCAGGGTGTGCTTCATTCGTATACTGCCTGATCATTCTTACATAGGCCCGTTGCAATTCCACAGCGGTGACAGTTTCAGATACACCCAGCGATTCATAATAATTCCCCGAACTCATGCTCTTGCCCCCGTTACTAAAACTTATTGGACTTAGTTACACAAAGCAACGCTTCTGCTGTGATTCTAATGACGTAAAATCCAGTCTTACATCTCTTTCTCTTGCATAGTGTCTAATAATTTTTCAGCGTATGTTGCTGTCCATTCTGACGGGTACTCGTCTTGAATTTGAGACAAAACCAGTAAAGCCTCATCTTTTTTACCCTCGCTGTGATAAGCATCTGCTTGGATTACTAAAAGATCATCTTGGTATGGTGATTCTAAAAAGTGTTCGGATTCAGACGTGAGGAATTGGTTCAATAACTCCGAATCTCCTGTAAGAGTACTCAATTGTTGTGTGGATCTGATTAAATAATATAGACTATCGTCGCTAAAGTACTCAGACGGACTTAGTTGGAGACTCAACTCGAACCTTTCTTTTGCTTTTATGTACTCCCCATTCTGATATAGCGCGTATGCCGCATCATATTCCTTCTTTGCTTCCTCTGTTCGCAGAGAAGTCAGATCAAGGTCAGCTTCCTTAAACAATTTTTCCGTTGCTTCATATTCAGACACTCTCTCGTTACTTGCACCTAATTCTTCTTGCAGAATTTCTTTTTCCGATTCCAGACTTATAAGCTTTGATTCCAGTTCATCGATAACTTCTTTAAGCCCCTCAGAATCGCTGTCTAGTTCTTGCTGGTCGGCGAAGGCACTTTCTTGTTCAGCCGTATCGATTTGACTGACAATATACGTTCCACCGATAAAGGCTGCCACAATAGCAATCGCTGTCGCTCCCATTCGGCGCTGCCCTTTCTTCGTCTTTAACGGATGCACGATTTCATTTGTTTTTTTCCATTCCCCTGCTGTTTCTTCCCTTAACAATTCATCCCTTAATGCATGGACAAATCGAATAATAGACGGTGTTTTTTGGATAGAAGGCGGTGAATCCAGGATAAATGAGAATGCTTCTTCCGTCTGTCCCTGTTCCGCCAAAATGAGAAAGTAAAGCCGGTATACATCCGCCGGCAATGGAAAAGTGAAATCGCGGTTTAGCAAGGGTACCATCATACTTCTTGCTTCTGAAAGTTTCCTTTCTCTGACCAACGACAAAGAATGGTTATAAATAGCGCGGATCTCTTCGTACTTTCTCAAGGTTGAAAGGACTTGTTCCCGGCGCTCAGGCAATTGAGGGAAATCTGCTATCTTTACGCGTTCCCAATGTGTTAGTCCGGCAACCGGATTCCCCATCATTACTTCCACCAGTCCGGCCAGCCAATTTGTTCCGGAATGAAAAGGGGCAGAAGCTAAAATGGACTGCAAGATCCATTTTGCTTCTTCCAATTTATCTTCTTGAACAAGTGCTACTGCTTGGTTGTATCTCTTAGATAGTTGTTCCATCATACAACTCCTATACTAGCTCAATTAGTAGATCCGTAAGCTCTTCCTCATATTTCCGGACTAATTCACGGTCATTCTTCTCTAAAGCGAATTTGATATTTTGAAGAAGGGACGCCAGTTTTTCTTTTTCAAGCCCTTCCGCTGATTTCAGCATCCGTTCACCACGAGTAATTACACTTTTCACTTCTTTATAGAGTTCGGATTGCTGATAATCCTTTTCGACTTGAGATTTGGCCAGCTTTACTTCCTGCTCAGACATTGTTCCCGCCTTTGTCTTTACAACGGAAGACGCTCTTTTACCCGTGCTTACAATTGTCGCTTCCACTTGAAGGGTTCCATTGATATCATACGAGAACTTCACTTCTATCGGCTCTTGGCCCATTGGCGCTGACGGAATTCCTTCCAACATGACATTTGAAAGGAAAATATTTTGATCTGCGTATTGGCTGTCGCCTTGGAATACGTTTATATCTACGCTGGTCTGGTTATCATCTGCGGTGTAATATATTTTTTTCTCGCTAACTGGGATTGTACTGTTTCTTGGAATAATCGGATCAAAGAAACCCGGAACAATCTGGCCGCCAATGTTCTTTACGACTTCAGTTCCCAATGTGTACGGGCAGACATCAATGACCATAATTCCTTTTGTAGTATCAATCTGCCCTGACTTGATCCCTGCCTGGACTGCCGCACCAAGTGCTACCGCCTCATCGGGATTAATGTCCTTTTTCGCCTTCTTGCCGAATTTCTCTTCCACCAACTTTTGAATTAAAGGAATCCTTGTAGAGCCGCCGACAAGCAGGACTTCATTAATTTCGTCAATATTAAGGTTTGAATCTTCCAGTGCTTTATCAACTTCCGTCAAAGTCTTCATTGCCATTTTTCTGATCAGATCCTCAAATTCATCTCGTGTGATATTCAGGTTCACGCTAATGGGTGCATTATCATATACAGCGATGAATGGAATGTTAATGTTTACATTTGTCTGGCTTGAAAGATTTTTTTTGATATTTTCCGCTTCCAGCTTAATTTTTGCTCTGCGCTGATTGATTTCTACTGCTGAGCCGAAATCGAGCAGATCAATGCCTTCTTGCTGCTTGAAGTTCTGGATAATCCAGTCTGCAAGCGTGTTATCAAAATCCACTCCCCCGAGACTGTTATCACCAGCACTCGCTTTTACCTCGACAACCCCTTCAAATATTTCAACTACCGAAACATCAAACGTGCCCCCGCCAAGATCGTATACAAGGATGTGTTGATTTTTATCCATATTTTCTAATCCATACGCGATTGCGGCAGCTGTCGGCTCGTTGATGATCCGCTCCACTTTCAAACCTGCGATTTCTCCCGCCTTCTGCGTCGCTTTTCGCTGGGAATCTGAAAAATAGGCGGGAACTGTAATGACTGCTTCTGTAATAGCTTCTCCTAAATACTCCTCGGCACTTTCCTTCAGGTATTTCAAAATGTGAGCTGAAACCGTTTCAGGCCGGTACTCTTGGCCGGCGACCATAACCGTTTCATCACTCCCCATTAACCTTTTCACCTCTGTTATTGTACGATCCGGAAAACCTGGCATTGATGACTTTGCATTTTGTCCGATCACCATCTCATTGTTAGGGCTCATTTGAAAAACAGATGGAGTCGTACGTCCACCTTCTATATTTGGAATAATTTCCGGTTTTTCGCCCTTTAAATATGCGATTGCTGAATTCGTTGTACCTAAATCGATTCCGATGATTGCCATGTAAGTTTCCCCCAAAAAATTAGATTTAGAATTAGATGATTGATGTGACGCTTGCTTTTCGCAGGACTCTTCCTGTTGTTCTATCCATGAACCCCCGCTGGTGGACTGCAAATACTTGATATTTTTCCAGAGGTTCTTGAACTTCATGTTGAGGAATGGTTCCTATACATTCCATCGTTTTTCCATCCAATAATTTCTTCATGACTGGAATCTCAATAATCCCTCGCATTTCCAGCAATGATAGCGTTTTAGTAACTGCCTTTTCTATCTCTTGGCTCCATCTTATTTCATTTGCTTTTAACGCAGATTGATAAATTAAGTCCAACATATCAAAAATTCCAATGGCGACAAGCATCATCTTTTGATGATCTTCCAGCGCCTCTTTTTTTACTTTTTCGATCTCATCGCTTTGTTCTTCATTGGATATTTGGGTGAATTCTTCTAATTGCTGTTGAAACTCTTGCATAAGCTTATAAGTGACCCGGTTGCTGTTTTTAAAATCACCTTTGATCTGTTCTTGTAATTCAAGCAAAGAGTGTTGAATACCAGTTAGAAAATTAGGTTCACTCTCTCTTGGGTCGTAATAAAACTCCTCTAAAAACTGGAGACTTTCTTTTTCTTTATCAATTATCTCTTGGAAAGTCATAGTCAAAAT
Above is a genomic segment from Planococcus lenghuensis containing:
- the fliW gene encoding flagellar assembly protein FliW gives rise to the protein MKVQTERFGELEVANNRIITFQRGIPGFEEFKQYALIPADAQKDTPFFFLQSIEEGAISFFLVDPFAFFGEYDVKLEEQAVERLKLVNPSDAIVLTTVTVQDEMKDATTNLKAPLIINNKKQQGMQVVLNNKDYQIKQPLFQPEPKAALRQV
- a CDS encoding restriction endonuclease, coding for MKELLNMILHAGKVLLELLLPSKDKEKPKNSSKPISEESKKSQMLPADVKRELDDDQIIDADLSELTGGEFERLIAMYYKEKGYHSQIVDGFGDQKVDVILTNPKDNMRIAVQCKHWKTKKVGNDTILRLNAGKRIHKCLDAWCITTSGYTKSAIEAAEGLNVELLDGHHVQDFIENWQKRKRTQIHKQKKAVGIAGDRQIQ
- a CDS encoding bifunctional diguanylate cyclase/phosphodiesterase — translated: MNFGSNKIKEVKSVRSFFDYTEQDDLDFFGDDTKIIFWSYESKTGEVTITGGLEKIYGFSSEDLPDDNLLKSFFGPDDKQGEDIVKQFLHAKASFDQEYRTVKKDGSEIWLKTKGKPVLDRNGDIIRINGTTRDITEKKQIEIELAESVTKYQSIVENGAQGVYISQDGKLEFANNQMVNMTGYSEKELLGMSYDQLLDEESIELVLSRVSAFLDGKENGVQEINIIRKDRSKIRVELRSSIIIYQNRPALMGTLLDVTAKTDALHMVNYLAYYDSLTGLPNRNLFYSTINKELETAKVNEQKLALLFIDLDQFKLVNDTQGHHVGDRLIQQVAAKLDELLRDRGFIARYGGDEFVSFLTYEDTAEVEAIAERIVTEVPKALSGELTVTPSVGISLFPENGEDINSLLQFADVAMYHSKRDDDRLQRYTFYHHAISSEALKGVQLTNALRKAIELNQFHLVYQPKVELGTAELKGVEALLRWNHPEHGNVSPMDFIPLAEKSGQINRIGDWVLEKAMRDMRAFEQPVLLNVNISAKQLIQENFVQNVHARLQETGFPAERLNLEITETVALYDVEKTMDKLNQLNKLGVKVSLDDFGTGYSSLSYLSKLPIDYLKVDRSFIRHLEADDTKKSIIKSIIEVAHNLNIQVVAEGIETEEQADLLHGYKCNLGQGFYFSKPLLFEDLLNYIGAGKSIAELR
- a CDS encoding putative bifunctional diguanylate cyclase/phosphodiesterase, whose product is MLKLGRLRLVILLGVIVSYCSWMVIFQDDEWIRSLGVNLFQIGAVLITLYWLVGAFRYTDPPKRNFWLLLGIGATLSFSSNLTWLYQQVIHSAVDYQSASYVIWLLSYLCYLAALIYKVRELSTSASKNPYLFNIIVYMIAATSFSLHYLVNPTVISQNSFVVNLSTLLYSVVDLSILFVITLLFYLNQQRKEKRVGIYIVIAFSFQVTADSLYAYFTVHQVLESGTVVDLLWVIAMLFIGFAGYQAKWDREEPSLQARPVIDRLEFLFPYIGILVLIIAVMASYRWDLNALSLGLLIIFMMVMGRQLLVINRNKKLADEYKHLAYHDQLTGLNNRIGFIEDIKAVIDDTQNARRALLLIDLDRFKVINDSLGHFVGDKVLVQTATRLNEVLGTEGAAYRLGGDEFIVMLPDMPDAEYAAVAEAILETFSKPFLVDDYEVNVTPSVGISLFPENGRDSEELLKNADAAMYLAKANGKNGFRFYSSDLNATLERKMTIENELKKAIEKEELFLVYQPKVDLQSREVIGAEALLRWRHPKLGFVSPGEFIPVAEETGQIIRIGEWVMREASRQNKAWQEKGFAPMCISINVSVLQFQREDFLETVDRALTDAKLDPGSLELEITESVMQNVWESTQILKRIRKMGVRVSLDDFGTGYSSLHVLQNLPIDTLKIDKSFIDALTDINQHAMVKTIVELGLNLNLDIVAEGIEEEYQVQVLTSHKCRIGQGYLFSRPVAPEEFEQLLVPVQETVQVT
- a CDS encoding J domain-containing protein: MSSGNYYESLGVSETVTAVELQRAYVRMIRQYTNEAHPEEFEFYTKVYKTLKDPERRKQYDLSIQDGGQYQENIEKIQVGFRNEQYNQAMTLIRQTIKNYPDDERMLNLQAQCYFFLDMPSEAEELLLFLVEEYPQNELYLSQLASLYFSQDEFRESAALYKRLVEKDPEENNYSINLSNCFLHLGELDEACQVLENKLRMSTVTVYDFPLLSELYFLTAIKNDQRYHENIISRIESLAENAEDRKKLLQLMIDVAVGLDTDNYLLKELVQTIKKINRNSDAQVSRWIKKVEIEVGPLEEPEADPSPLPRANNQSPPRRQVHTTGDSSEPVRGSVLWAIIFGLVIAFSIEPFLGIVIGIVWYFFAGPIKSVLSCLGCLGAVLFVLAIMLDSCGL
- a CDS encoding tetratricopeptide repeat protein; protein product: MEQLSKRYNQAVALVQEDKLEEAKWILQSILASAPFHSGTNWLAGLVEVMMGNPVAGLTHWERVKIADFPQLPERREQVLSTLRKYEEIRAIYNHSLSLVRERKLSEARSMMVPLLNRDFTFPLPADVYRLYFLILAEQGQTEEAFSFILDSPPSIQKTPSIIRFVHALRDELLREETAGEWKKTNEIVHPLKTKKGQRRMGATAIAIVAAFIGGTYIVSQIDTAEQESAFADQQELDSDSEGLKEVIDELESKLISLESEKEILQEELGASNERVSEYEATEKLFKEADLDLTSLRTEEAKKEYDAAYALYQNGEYIKAKERFELSLQLSPSEYFSDDSLYYLIRSTQQLSTLTGDSELLNQFLTSESEHFLESPYQDDLLVIQADAYHSEGKKDEALLVLSQIQDEYPSEWTATYAEKLLDTMQEKEM
- a CDS encoding Hsp70 family protein — protein: MAIIGIDLGTTNSAIAYLKGEKPEIIPNIEGGRTTPSVFQMSPNNEMVIGQNAKSSMPGFPDRTITEVKRLMGSDETVMVAGQEYRPETVSAHILKYLKESAEEYLGEAITEAVITVPAYFSDSQRKATQKAGEIAGLKVERIINEPTAAAIAYGLENMDKNQHILVYDLGGGTFDVSVVEIFEGVVEVKASAGDNSLGGVDFDNTLADWIIQNFKQQEGIDLLDFGSAVEINQRRAKIKLEAENIKKNLSSQTNVNINIPFIAVYDNAPISVNLNITRDEFEDLIRKMAMKTLTEVDKALEDSNLNIDEINEVLLVGGSTRIPLIQKLVEEKFGKKAKKDINPDEAVALGAAVQAGIKSGQIDTTKGIMVIDVCPYTLGTEVVKNIGGQIVPGFFDPIIPRNSTIPVSEKKIYYTADDNQTSVDINVFQGDSQYADQNIFLSNVMLEGIPSAPMGQEPIEVKFSYDINGTLQVEATIVSTGKRASSVVKTKAGTMSEQEVKLAKSQVEKDYQQSELYKEVKSVITRGERMLKSAEGLEKEKLASLLQNIKFALEKNDRELVRKYEEELTDLLIELV